The Candidatus Hydrogenedentota bacterium sequence CGCGCACTTGATGCGAACGGGGAACTCGCGCACCCCCGCGAACACAGACAGGCGGCCAAGGTCGTTCTCGTCGATGTCGGCTTCGGGGCTGGCGGTGACCATGCCGTGAAATTTCACAAAGAGGGCTTCCGCTTCTTTTCTCGTCTTGCCTTTGAGGAGCGTCGTCATGACCGACGCCGACGACTTCGAAATGGCGCAGCCCGCGCCCATGAAACTCACGTCCTCGATGATATCGCCGTTGACCTTCACGTAGATGGTGAAGTGATCGCCGCAAAGCGGGTTATACCCCTCCGATTTGCAGCTTGCCTCCGGCATGTCCCGAAAGTTACGCGGCTTCTTGTTATGTTCCAAAATGACTTGCTCGTACAGCGCGCGATTTTCGGGCATTAATCAAACACCTTCTTCACTTTCATGACGGCTTCGGCAAGCGCATCGAGCTCTTGCTTAGTATTGTAAAACGCCAACGACGCGCGGGCCGTGGCCGGCACGCCAAATCGTTGCATAACGGGCTGCGCGCAATGGTGTCCCGCGCGAATCGCGACACCGCAGTCATCGAGAATCTGCCCGATGTCATGGGGATGCGCATTCTCGAGCACGAACGCAAGCACTCCGGCCTTGGCCTTCGCCGTGCCGATGAGCTTCAGACCTTCGATAGGCTCCAGCAACTTCGTGCCGTACTCGGTCAATTCATGCTCATATGCCGCGATCTTATCCATGCCGATCGACTGTAAATAATCGACAGCCGTGCCCAACGCCACTACCCCCGCGATATTCGGGGTGCCTGCCTCGAACTTGTACGGCAAACTCGCAAACGCCGTCTTATCGAAGGTCACGTTCAAGATCATATCGCCGCCGCCCTGATACGGAGGCAGCTTATTCAACCACTCGGCCTTGCCGTACATCACGCCGATGCCTGTCGGCCCGAACATCTTGTGGCCCGAACACACGAAGAAATCGCAGCCCAACTCGGCGACGTTGATCGGCAAATGCGGCACGGCCTGCGCGCCGTCCACAAGGATCGGAATGCCGCGTTTGTGGGCCATGTCGGCCATCATACGAATCGGGTTGATGGTCCCCAGCGCATTCGACACATATGTCACCGCGACGATCTTCGTGCGGTCGTTGAGCATCTTCTCGTACTCGTCGATCAACAACTCGCCCTGATCGTTCATCGGAATAACGCGCAACTTTGCCTTGCGCTCATCGCGCACCATTTGCCAAGGCACGATGTTGGAGTGATGCTCCATCGCCGAAATGACGATCTCGTCGCCTTCATTCACGAACTTGCGGCCGTAGCTGTTGGCAACGAGGTTGATGCCTTCCGTGGTGCCGCGCGTGAAGATCGTCTCGCAGCTCAGCGGAATGCCCAGAAACCGTTGTATTCGCTTCCGCGCCTCTTCATAGGCTTCCGTCGCCACTTCGCTCAGGTAATGAATGCCGCGGTGCACGTTCGCGTTCTGCGTGCGATAGAAACGGTTTTCCGCCTCAATCACGCACAAGGGTTTATGGCTCGTGGCCGCATTGTCGAGATAGACAATGGGCTGTCCTTTGCGCTTAAGGCTCAGCGCGGGAAAATCATGACGCAGCCGCTCGACGTCCAACTCCGTGTCCAAAGACACGGATGGTGTCGCCGGATAAGGCACTTCGCCCGCGGAAAGGCTTCGGGTTGCCACGCTGATTACGCCTTTCGTTACGCCGGCACGGGGCTGTACTTGTCGAAGACGAAGCGTTCCAGCCGTTCGCGCACAGGATCCAGTTCGATCTGATTCACCACTTCATCGGCAAACCCATACGTGAGCATGCCCAATGCCATAGCTTCGCTCATGCCGCGCGTCCGGAAGTAATAGACCAACTCCTTCGGAGGCTGGCCTATGGTCGCGCCGTGCGTACATTTGACGTCATCCGCAAAGATCTCCAACAGTGGCTTCGTGTCTACCGTGGCCTTATCGGACAACAACAAATTCCGGTTGAGTTGATTCGAGTCCGTCTTCTGTGCTCCTCGGCGTACCATGATCTTCCCACTGAAGACAGCGTGGCTCCGGTCCGCCAGGACGCCCTTGTACCCAATCCAACTCGTACAATGCGGCTTCGCATGGTCAATAGAGGTCTTATTATCGATCAATTGCTCACCGTCTGTCATGTACAGCCCATTGAGCGAGCAATCGGCGCCCTCGCCATCCAGCGTCACGTTCAGTTCGTGACGCCCAATCGCCGCGCTCAAGCTCATCGAAAACGAACGGTACCGGCTATCGCGCTCCTGTTTCACCTGCGTCGTCGCCAAGTGATAGCTGTCCGCGCGTTCCTGCATCAGCTTGTAATGCAACACGTGCGAACCTTCACCCACAACCACTTCCGTGACGGCGTTCGTCAAGTAGGGCGAACCCTCGCCCAGAGCGACATAACTCTCCACAATCGACGCTTTGCTTCCACGCTCCACCACAATCAGGTTGCGCGGATGCGTCGCCAGCTCCGTATCATGCCCCGTCGCAACGAACAGCAGATGTATGGGCGTATCCAATTCCGTATTCTTGGGCACATGTATGCAGGCGCCGTCCAGCATGAACGCCGAATTCAGCGCGCTGTAGGCGTTATTCGCCGAACTCAAGTACGTATCCACGTGCGACTCGGCCAGCTTGTCGCCGCTGGCAATGGCCTCCGCGAGGCTGCCAACATTCAAGCCTTTTGGTACGCGCGAAAGGCC is a genomic window containing:
- a CDS encoding SUF system NifU family Fe-S cluster assembly protein translates to MPENRALYEQVILEHNKKPRNFRDMPEASCKSEGYNPLCGDHFTIYVKVNGDIIEDVSFMGAGCAISKSSASVMTTLLKGKTRKEAEALFVKFHGMVTASPEADIDENDLGRLSVFAGVREFPVRIKCATLAWHSMLAALDGKDAPVTTESDPS
- the sufD gene encoding Fe-S cluster assembly protein SufD — translated: MPEVMERVGSKEHFIGDLERIGSGKPDWLTVRRKAALGRFLATNLPHRKMEDWRFTNINPIMRTPFRSVTEQADRNPEPSDIASLLYGDSSWAELVFVDGFFAAGLSRVPKGLNVGSLAEAIASGDKLAESHVDTYLSSANNAYSALNSAFMLDGACIHVPKNTELDTPIHLLFVATGHDTELATHPRNLIVVERGSKASIVESYVALGEGSPYLTNAVTEVVVGEGSHVLHYKLMQERADSYHLATTQVKQERDSRYRSFSMSLSAAIGRHELNVTLDGEGADCSLNGLYMTDGEQLIDNKTSIDHAKPHCTSWIGYKGVLADRSHAVFSGKIMVRRGAQKTDSNQLNRNLLLSDKATVDTKPLLEIFADDVKCTHGATIGQPPKELVYYFRTRGMSEAMALGMLTYGFADEVVNQIELDPVRERLERFVFDKYSPVPA
- a CDS encoding cysteine desulfurase; its protein translation is MDTELDVERLRHDFPALSLKRKGQPIVYLDNAATSHKPLCVIEAENRFYRTQNANVHRGIHYLSEVATEAYEEARKRIQRFLGIPLSCETIFTRGTTEGINLVANSYGRKFVNEGDEIVISAMEHHSNIVPWQMVRDERKAKLRVIPMNDQGELLIDEYEKMLNDRTKIVAVTYVSNALGTINPIRMMADMAHKRGIPILVDGAQAVPHLPINVAELGCDFFVCSGHKMFGPTGIGVMYGKAEWLNKLPPYQGGGDMILNVTFDKTAFASLPYKFEAGTPNIAGVVALGTAVDYLQSIGMDKIAAYEHELTEYGTKLLEPIEGLKLIGTAKAKAGVLAFVLENAHPHDIGQILDDCGVAIRAGHHCAQPVMQRFGVPATARASLAFYNTKQELDALAEAVMKVKKVFD